In Euwallacea similis isolate ESF13 chromosome 30, ESF131.1, whole genome shotgun sequence, the genomic window GCTGGTTGGCATCTATAAAAACATgggaaatttatattaaatcgatcaatatacagggtgtttcagaatagtatgtcataaatttaaagggTGATTctatgactgattttgaggaaaaaagtttatatgaacctaggtccgttttcgctttctgtctgaaatacaAAGTGTTAAACtttgttatatatatatatttttttaataagatcggacctgcattaaatatttttatcaaacttggtgGGCGTAAGTTAGGTGTAGAAACACATCTTTTAAgagacaaacaaatttttaaatttaaacagtggCGCCCCCAAGGCCATGGTCCTGATTATTTTTTGCGAAAAATCTGTTACGCCActgctttttcaaaaaacaaaaatcgttttcttaattctagttctttttgttaaaaaaatggtctcttgaattttttttgtaacctTGAGCGTTGTCAAACAACAAACAGATAAGTTAACATTGTATGTTATAATAACGATCAAATTAGttgtaataatatttaatttgtagcAATTTATAACGACCAttcagacaaaaaaaattgctgaaaatgtcctccGCCTGTAATGACACATGAATCAGtcttttttctcatattatcgcgcactttttgaaaaattcccgGAGTATTTCTAATAGTGTTACAAGAAGCTATTAGCCGATTTTTTTTCACGGCTTTGGGGGCGCcactgtttaaattaaaaaattcctttttctctCAAAAGATATGTTTCTACACCTAACTTACGCCCATAaactttgataaaaatattaaatgcagATCCGGacttagtaaaaaaaaaaacaaaaaatataacaaaatttaacaccctgtatttcagacagaaagcgaaaacggacctaggatcatataaactttttttctcaaaatcactcatagaatcaccccttaaatttatgacatactattctgaaacactctgtataggcTAATAAAAAGTACACACCATAAATATATCTGTTATTTTCAGATCGTggtgttttcagttttttctaattcgaaattgttatttttactgGAGTACTAGCAATTTGATTATGATTTACTTTCATAGAATCCTTATTTTCCTTcttaatttcattgaaatgtaattttaaataaaatagtctATACATTCTTTGTCTCCAATAATAGTTAACCTTTTGTTACCTTTTGATTTTAACAGAACTTTTTCACCTAGACGTGTAATctactatttattttaataatttcctaaatttttattttaacgtgTTTTGAATGGTCCTTTTTTTCACTATTCTATTAACTTCTTGTAAAAGTTTATTCATTGTTGGAATCCTTCATCactcataaattatttaaactctTTGATCATAGAATTTTTCTTACCTGCGTTTCGCAACTTCCCTCATACATTTAACTCCAGCTTCAAAATCTGGAAACACCATAGAACCATATTTTTTACGTTGAGGTAGTGGTCTAATCTTGATGGTCACCTCAGTGACAACACCTAAAGATCCTTCAGACCCCATTATTATGTGATTGAAATCAGGACCGCAACTCAATCTAGGAACGTGGCAATTCTTTTCCAGCACACCCTTAGGAGTCACCATTTTTACGTGTACCAGAATATCTTCGATATTTCCATACGTGTTTTTCTTCATTCCTATAAACGACGGAACAAATTGATTTGTCTATTCAATAAGATTTTGTGGcaaaacttcaaaataaaaacaccaTAATTATGACAAATCAAAAAGATCTTTTATCTATGATGAAATAATCTCGATTTTTGACactcattttcaaattaaatgcgATCACTTAAATTAAAACCAGTATTgtacaagaatttttttcattggcAGGTTGAAGAAAATACTTGGTCAGATATGCATGGATCTCTAAGataatcttaatttaaaaaacacttgtAGAAAACTCTTTCATAACATGCATTGGTCATTTTTAAAGTCATTCGCTCTTGTGTATAAAAACTACCATTTTAGATTGATCATAAACAACTATAAAACATTACATTACCTGATGCTCTAGTGGCAACCCAACCTCCTAAACTAGAGAATTCGTAGCTATCTGGCTCGTGACCAACTGTATAACCAATGTTATTTAATTCTCTTTCTAAATCTTGCCCTATCACACCACATTCGCAGCAAGCAACCAGGTTTTCTTCGTTGagccataaaattttattcatttgactAGTGTCTAGGGATATTATAGTTCTAACTTCTGTGGTAGGACACTCGACTGCACCGGAAACAGCAGTGCCACCTCCAAATGGAATTACCTAAGTCAATTTACAGTCATTAATTGGtatatcttttaaaaatatagcatTATATTGAACAAGAAATCCAAAATTGACTTCATGAATTATCAATATATCAACCAATCCAAATGATACATACAACAATATTACTTTTGTCcgcaaaattaacaattttcgTTACATCCTCATGAGAGTGAGGCCATAACACTACATCAGGTATTCTCCTAAATTTTCCAAGTTTAAGTATGAACATATCATTAAGAGCGTGGCCATGTGCGCGAACTACCCTATCCATTACGTCTATAGAGTATGGTACATTCAGAGCTATTAGTTGTTCAAACACCTCTTTGGCAATTCTAGGCGAAGGATAGTCTTCTTGTTTAGGTGGTTCGCAATGTGTCACTGGATTTACCAGATTAATCCCTAAAGTTTTTGTTGCCCAACCAACAAAATTTGGCAGTCGTAGTTCTCCAATAGGATACCTGTATGTCAAATGGTGTAATTTATAGACAGGGCTTTGGTGAGGATGTATTGGTGTTTAAATGAAACCTTGAAAAATAGATAATATAGTATTATACTAAAACTGTGTAACCATATAGTATGGTAATCTCTACTTGAAAGTATTGAATTCCTTACTATATGCTTACCATCAGTTCAATCACCTGCCTAAGGACCTTTGACATAAGACAAACATTAGTTTGACCAACACTATTATACCTAcatattgtttcattttttcttcattacatttttgaaatatatatagtgtttatagaaaaaatgtagTTTAGTAAACCTAGTTACTTACCTACTACCTGTAAAATATACTTCATTATTCTtaacaacaaattttgaatccTTATATCCCCAACCATTCCACTTTAACAATTCATGTCTAAAACAAAAAgacaaataattatataagTGCAAAATGCTTCCAAACTTCTATTTATAAATGTTCTGGTTGTGAATATGAAAACTTATACTGATAAAacaagattttatttttataatgttttgttAGGAAGATCTaagatgtaaataattttttttttttactttttaatagtAATAGTCTTTCATacttgttaattaaaattaaaggaaaaacctACAATTTTTTGGACGGTGAACAGTGACTGGTAAATTAGTGGCTTCTAAGTTTCTAGACCATCATTATACCAACTGAGCTACAAAAGCTGATTCATTTGGCCTGTTGCAATGCCCTTTTCCAATAAACATTGAAATAGGTAGGAGGTGAGACAAGATAAAAGGTTATATTGAGAACACATTCACAACCAGAGATTGTTGAGTCTACTACTTTAAATCCTGTCAAAGATAGTGGATTTGTcctttaactttaattattgTGTGCAATGTCCAAATATACCTTGCtcttcattaattaatttccaacatttaaaaaaaaactaaaacatatAGTGAGATTTCTGTAGCAGTAACAGTAagacatacatatgtaataagCCTTATGCTCTTTTACAGTTTTTCCTTCCATATTAGAAATTAAACTACTGTAAATTACagagttaaattttaatgcttcATTTTCCTTACTGCTTACAGTTTTTTCCTGAGTCTCATTGCTATAAAACTACAAATCAGGTTTCACACCTTAAGGGTTAAAACCACACCTGAAGTGACCTATGTCATTAGAAGCTATAGAACAGTTCACTATGTTGACACAATTATGTAAGAACAAATTATGagtaatattcaattattacCTGTGTTTCGGAATAGCGCTGGCAATTGTaataggaaataattttcttgtagTCCTTTTATTCTGATTTTGCTGACTAGAGTCTGGCACTAAATGTGAGTCGCTCATGTTTATGCGTTCTTAATTCGTTATGCAAATTCTATTTTCAATTCTAGCTAAAATTTACAAGTAGGAACGAACTGGGACTTATCGTCTATCCCATTTGATATTGAAATGATGTATAATATTTCCCCgcaatagaaaatgaaaaattaaaatttaatttgaatttattgatatGGATTATGACAACACCCaatcaaaaacaattcaatGCGAAGTGGGTGGGTAGGGAGGGGCTATGACAGGAGCAAGTGTTCTCTTTCAAAggaattttgaacaattatatGGAGGATAGAAAACGATATGGCTCGACATCAAAGAATGTTCATTAGTGCCTTTTTAGACTCGTATACAACAGTAGCATGCATTGTCTGGGtgataaaatttgcaaagcGGTAGGAACCACTTATTGTTCTAAAAACTCCGTATCAGCGGTTACTGTGTTCTGTCAGTGCGTAAACGTGTTCATAATGTCTATCCACACTTATCGATACCGTTATCGCAGGTTTTTCGATAGTTTAGTTATCGATAGGTAGTTCTCGACGGCGACTACCCCTCTATTATCATGTTGCTGTTTATTGTGTTTCTAGGTACTTTGTTGCACTGTTATCATATTCAAATGTTCCTATAAGTAGTTTGTGCCATTCAGATTAATTAAGAATGACTTGTTCGCCTCAAGAAATTGAACGAAAGCGACAAGAGGCGTTAAAAAGATTGGCAAGAAATAACAGTAGCCCCATTCAACTGAGTAACATACCAAGTCCTAAATCATCAACTCTCCATGGGGTTCACCATCTCCCCTCTTTAGTAAAGGCGGACGTTGTCCAGAGACATAGGTCCTCATGTAGGAAGAAGCCCTATGAAATAGCAAAATCCTCGGGAAAGCCTTTTAGTCCTTTGGTAGCACAATCAAAATCAGCAGTCCAAATTTCTGGGACAACAAAACCTGTAACTGCCACAATAAAATTGGTatctttaaacaaattttctgtTGAAATGTCTTCATTTTGTCCGGTAATAGTAGAGGTCTTGAAAACTGTCCCCTCGAGAAATTATAGTGAGtgttttagtttattaaaaatagattttcgaaaaagttaCTTCTTTGGTTTATCACCATGTGAActgtgaaattttcatttccagCACTTCAATTCTATTAGCTTAGAGTAACCTAAATACCTGTTCCAAAAACCCCTGATGTGGATGTTGTGCTTTCAACATTAATACACATATCTTCCCAGACAAAAAATCTTTCACTCAGAAATGAGACTTTTTTAAGAGAACAAATTGTTGAATCATGGCTTATACACTTCATTTTGCGAAATTTAACCCTcatagaaatacacataaaGAACTTGTTGGATTGAGAGTTGGGGTACACTTGTAGTCTTgacatatctaaaaaaaacttaagaaatgcttattaagaaaaaatatatcagtATTTTACTccattaattaaagaaaaattactttcttaATGAGGTATACATGACacataagcaaaaaaaatacattggatatttaatgtttatatatattatattgttttaatttggcATTCATaaggaaaaagaaatctacTATCAGTGTGCAAAATCTAGATGACTGAAAATATCTGCCAAGGCCATGATGGATAAATCCAGTTTCAAGATGAATTCATGAGCAGAATGCACCACTTTTTCCCAAGTTAATCGACCTTGTAACTCTTAGTTTTAGATATCTCCAAAGTGTAATcttgatattttggttttagaACCCGAAAGTCGAGAATggacatttaatttatatgaTTATGACTCTATAGTTGCAAAATTGGGGAATTTACAATCACAAAAGGTTGTTGTGGATCTCCTGCCtaagtttatattaaaatgttgGAAGGATCAAGTACTAGATCAAGAAATAGATCTCTCTCAAATTGATGGGACCTTGTATCAAGCCCTGCTTCCCTTCCAGTTGGAAGGTGTTCAGTAAGTATTTATGCATGaataatttgttgaaatataTTCACAGTAAAAGGCAAAACCTCAGTTGAAAAAAGCAGTAATCACAAAGGGAAATAAGAAAATACTTGTATGAAGCTCAAACAATGCATCAATATCAATAACTTGTTAGATTTgtaactaaaataaaacacattttgtatttatttaaggTTTGGTGTAAATAGAAATGGAAGATGTCTTATTGCTGATGATATGGGTTTGGGCAAAACGTTTCAGGCTTTGGGTATAGCCCATTACTACAAAGGAGATTGGCCTTTACTGATAGTTACCACTGCATCCATGAGGTAAGTAACACTAAAAAGTAAGTAGTAACTATAGAATGTCTGACATTTAAAATATGGGACCTTCTACACTTTGTACAGTTGTAGCTTTTGTGGTTGTTTTCCTCAATAAGATTTTTGATTCAAGTTTCTGCCATTTATAATTCCTGAGATATAGCTGATAATCTCTATGAAAGGAACTTCCAATATAATGTGTAATATTTTAGTACAATGGAAATATACAATTGTTACGttgattattatatttaaaataacagaaTAATGAttactcattaaaaaaatcattcaaatatttcagaaatgtttGGGAAGAAACAATACAAAGATACTTACCATCAATTTCCATTCTACACATTCAGTACATGGCATCTGCAAAAGATTATATAGGCAGTTCCCAAATACTCATCGTTAGCCACGATTTAATGTTGCGATGTGTCGATAAAATCTTTGCTAGAGGTTTTGGTTGCATAATAATCGACGAATCGcataatttaaagaattacAAGGCAAAAGTAACTCAGTCTGCATTGAAGCTTTGCAAACAAGCCAAAAGAGTAATCCTTCTCAGTGGAACTCCAGCCCTATCAAGACCAAAAGAACTTTACCCCCAATTAGAGATGATCgatagcaatttttttagttctttttttgAGTATGCGAAAAGGTACTGTGATTCACATCAAACACCCTTTGGACTCAATACGTCTGGGCAATCTAATCTGCAAGAATTGGAATTACTTCttagaaagaaatttatgcTTAGAAGGAAAAAGGAAGATGTCTTAGGATCGTTGCCTAGTAAAAGTCATGAAGTTGTAAAGcttgatttaaatttgaatcgGCTAGATGAAGAGGATCGGAAACGTTTAGAAAGCCTATCCAGTCAATTTAGCTCAATGAAATCAAGGGATAAACATgctttattattaacatttttctcgGAGACtgcgaaaataaaaatacctgCCGTATGGTAAGTAAATagtagaaaaaattgaaagtaatttgttattaaattataaagtcgaagttaacttttttatttatcaaaaaattaaaatataaattttgtatatatCATTATGTAGGCAGAGTTATCTGAAACACCATTCTTTTTGTGTCAATTAGGTAAAGAGTGATCGGATATGAACTGTTATGACaggaaatttcttattttcagagcagagaaagaaaaaaatatataggtgTTTGATCTTAAATTTTGTGAGTCTTCTCTTCATTCAAACATTCTTGAGCACCTAATTATATTAGGGTTAAGACAGGACATTTAATCAATATTGTCTTcacttctaaaaatataattaaaaatcaaataaaccatGCGGTTATTGCTGAGGAGGACTGGAAAACAACAGTGTATGTGTTAACTCTACATTAAGAGatatggaattttaatattgagaTTATACTTACTCTTGTCactgaaatttttcttatatccACTTATTTACATTGTTGATTTATTTCTTGCATGCCCATTCATCATAGTGCAATTTCCGGTGCATGCTTTAAGATAATTCCTTTATATACTCATAGTTCCACAAATGTATTGCAACCGAGATGCCtagtaatataaaaatgatatagaGATGTTTAAGATCAATGAATTGTTTTTTAC contains:
- the ADPS gene encoding alkyldihydroxyacetonephosphate synthase, which gives rise to MSDSHLVPDSSQQNQNKRTTRKLFPITIASAIPKHRHELLKWNGWGYKDSKFVVKNNEVYFTGSRYPIGELRLPNFVGWATKTLGINLVNPVTHCEPPKQEDYPSPRIAKEVFEQLIALNVPYSIDVMDRVVRAHGHALNDMFILKLGKFRRIPDVVLWPHSHEDVTKIVNFADKSNIVVIPFGGGTAVSGAVECPTTEVRTIISLDTSQMNKILWLNEENLVACCECGVIGQDLERELNNIGYTVGHEPDSYEFSSLGGWVATRASGMKKNTYGNIEDILVHVKMVTPKGVLEKNCHVPRLSCGPDFNHIIMGSEGSLGVVTEVTIKIRPLPQRKKYGSMVFPDFEAGVKCMREVAKRRCQPASIRLMDNDQFKFGLILKPESSYSTVLLDGLKKFYITTIKGFDPDQMCVMTLLFEGDMRDVNASEQKIYSIGEKFGGIPAGEKNGERGYTLTFVIAYIRDLALQFNVVAESFETSVPWDRAITLVKNVKYVISDECKKAGVVYFIINSRVTQTYDAGCVIYFYLGFNYENLSNPVDIHHRLEDRARDEIIACGGSISHHHGVGKLRKKWYVDTVSKVGEHLYLSAKKELDPNNIFATNNFVSSVPKSKL
- the Marcal1 gene encoding SWI/SNF-related matrix-associated actin-dependent regulator of chromatin subfamily A-like protein 1 gives rise to the protein MTCSPQEIERKRQEALKRLARNNSSPIQLSNIPSPKSSTLHGVHHLPSLVKADVVQRHRSSCRKKPYEIAKSSGKPFSPLVAQSKSAVQISGTTKPVTATIKLVSLNKFSVEMSSFCPVIVEVLKTVPSRNYKPESREWTFNLYDYDSIVAKLGNLQSQKVVVDLLPKFILKCWKDQVLDQEIDLSQIDGTLYQALLPFQLEGVQFGVNRNGRCLIADDMGLGKTFQALGIAHYYKGDWPLLIVTTASMRNVWEETIQRYLPSISILHIQYMASAKDYIGSSQILIVSHDLMLRCVDKIFARGFGCIIIDESHNLKNYKAKVTQSALKLCKQAKRVILLSGTPALSRPKELYPQLEMIDSNFFSSFFEYAKRYCDSHQTPFGLNTSGQSNLQELELLLRKKFMLRRKKEDVLGSLPSKSHEVVKLDLNLNRLDEEDRKRLESLSSQFSSMKSRDKHALLLTFFSETAKIKIPAVCAFVEKVLASKTKFLIFAHHHNMLDAIQKVLTFKNCKFVRIDGNTSTDQRKYFIDRFQSDDNYVCALLSITSANAGITLTAAQRVVFAELHWNPSILDQAEARVHRIGQEKAVLIQYLLADGTVDDFMWTLLQKKQRILQEMGLTKESLSSVPQTLEYEPKTNSILNYVSIDVHDENLKKRECLLEDDFMDDGLDDILCNVEF